In one window of Agromyces badenianii DNA:
- a CDS encoding peptidylprolyl isomerase codes for MPIHTAVATLNTNHGPIKVDLYGDHAPKTVKNFVGLATGEIEWTHPATGEKSTAPLYDGVIFHRIIPGFMIQGGDPLGQGVGGPGYQFDDEITSELDFTEPYVLAMANAGIQMGRGTNGSQFFITVGPTTWLQGKHSIFGKVTDPASQAVVDKLAAVATDGRDKPLEDIVIESISVEPV; via the coding sequence ATGCCGATTCACACCGCAGTCGCGACGCTCAACACCAACCACGGACCCATCAAGGTCGACCTCTACGGCGATCACGCGCCCAAGACGGTCAAGAACTTCGTCGGCCTCGCCACGGGCGAGATCGAGTGGACGCACCCCGCCACCGGCGAGAAGTCGACCGCACCCCTCTACGACGGCGTCATCTTCCACCGCATCATCCCCGGCTTCATGATCCAGGGCGGCGACCCGCTCGGCCAGGGCGTCGGCGGCCCCGGCTACCAGTTCGACGACGAGATCACCTCAGAGCTCGACTTCACCGAGCCTTACGTGCTCGCCATGGCGAACGCCGGCATCCAGATGGGCCGGGGCACCAACGGCTCGCAGTTCTTCATCACGGTCGGACCCACCACGTGGCTGCAGGGCAAGCACTCCATCTTCGGCAAGGTGACCGACCCCGCGAGCCAGGCCGTCGTCGACAAGCTCGCCGCCGTCGCGACCGACGGGCGCGACAAGCCTCTCGAGGACATCGTCATCGAGAGCATCTCCGTCGAGCCCGTCTGA
- a CDS encoding rhomboid family intramembrane serine protease: MTYSLIGITLAVFVLQLIPGLGVTNLLYFTPIAVSDIALHPWRLITTVFVHSTGLIFHVLLNMYTLWIFGQLLEGLLGRWRFLALYLLSGLAGSVGVVWLSDQSAGVVGASGAIFGLMGAFLVIQRRLGGQTTQLFVLLGINLVIGFVPGLNIAWQAHLGGLLGGALIGFIFVETRKRSQQTLQTWLLVAVGIVLLLLSMRYVFLPIG; this comes from the coding sequence GTGACGTATTCCCTGATCGGCATCACCCTGGCCGTCTTCGTCTTGCAGCTCATTCCCGGGCTCGGCGTCACGAACCTGCTGTACTTCACGCCGATCGCGGTGAGCGACATCGCCCTCCATCCGTGGCGGCTCATCACCACGGTGTTCGTGCACTCCACCGGGCTGATCTTCCACGTGCTGCTCAACATGTACACGCTGTGGATCTTCGGTCAGCTCCTCGAAGGGCTTCTGGGGCGCTGGCGCTTCCTCGCGCTTTACCTGCTGTCGGGTCTCGCCGGTTCCGTCGGCGTGGTGTGGTTGTCGGATCAGAGCGCGGGTGTCGTCGGCGCATCCGGGGCGATCTTCGGGTTGATGGGCGCCTTCCTCGTCATCCAGCGGCGCCTGGGCGGTCAGACGACCCAGTTGTTCGTGCTGCTCGGCATCAACCTCGTGATCGGCTTCGTGCCGGGTCTCAACATCGCCTGGCAGGCGCACCTCGGCGGACTCCTCGGCGGAGCGCTCATCGGGTTCATCTTCGTCGAGACCCGCAAACGCTCGCAGCAGACCCTTCAGACCTGGCTCCTGGTCGCCGTCGGCATCGTGCTCCTGCTGCTCAGCATGCGCTACGTCTTCCTGCCCATCGGCTGA
- a CDS encoding cell division protein CrgA, with product MARTKSPKPARAEQVSGEEAPNPVWFKPVMFGFMLVGLAWIIVFYVSQGRFPIADLGSWNILIGFGIAFIGFLMTTRWR from the coding sequence ATGGCACGTACGAAATCTCCGAAGCCCGCGCGCGCAGAACAGGTGAGCGGCGAAGAGGCTCCGAACCCGGTGTGGTTCAAGCCGGTCATGTTCGGCTTCATGCTCGTCGGGCTCGCCTGGATCATCGTGTTCTACGTCAGCCAGGGCCGCTTTCCGATCGCCGACCTCGGCTCATGGAACATCCTCATCGGCTTCGGCATCGCCTTCATCGGCTTCCTCATGACCACTCGCTGGCGGTAG
- a CDS encoding class E sortase, producing MSESQPEAGRSRRSAGGQRPRVSVIGVLGELLLTAGVLILLFLGWQLWWNDAIMAGQQSSAASERSSQWLEQSRATRDDAPQPEPADYGDPVVDTTEYGNGEAFAVMYVPRFGEDSQRNIAEGYGLDVLNSFDLGVGHYPQTQMPGEVGNFAIAAHRSAYGGGMHEIEQLQLGDAIYIQTEDGWYTYRFRDFEYVTPETVDVLAPVPHRPELAPTDRIVTLTSCNPLYSTAERIIAYGVLESWQPSAAGPPAEIAPIVATWGS from the coding sequence GTGTCCGAGTCGCAGCCCGAAGCCGGGCGCTCGCGCCGCTCCGCGGGTGGCCAGCGCCCCCGTGTGAGCGTCATCGGCGTGCTCGGTGAACTGCTGCTCACGGCCGGCGTGCTGATCCTGCTGTTCCTCGGATGGCAGCTGTGGTGGAACGACGCGATCATGGCCGGGCAGCAGTCCTCCGCGGCATCCGAGCGAAGCAGCCAATGGCTGGAGCAATCGCGCGCGACACGCGACGATGCGCCGCAACCGGAGCCGGCCGACTACGGCGACCCGGTGGTCGACACGACCGAGTACGGCAACGGCGAGGCATTCGCGGTGATGTACGTGCCGCGGTTCGGCGAGGACTCCCAGCGCAACATCGCCGAGGGCTACGGACTCGACGTGCTGAACAGCTTCGACCTCGGCGTCGGCCACTACCCGCAGACGCAGATGCCCGGCGAGGTCGGCAACTTCGCGATCGCCGCGCACCGCAGCGCCTACGGCGGGGGCATGCACGAGATCGAGCAGTTGCAGCTCGGCGATGCCATCTACATCCAGACCGAAGACGGCTGGTACACGTACCGATTCCGCGACTTCGAGTACGTCACCCCCGAGACGGTCGACGTGCTCGCGCCGGTGCCGCACCGCCCCGAACTCGCGCCGACCGACCGCATCGTCACGCTCACGAGCTGCAACCCGCTCTACTCGACCGCCGAACGCATCATCGCCTACGGCGTGCTCGAGTCGTGGCAGCCGAGCGCGGCCGGACCGCCTGCGGAGATCGCCCCGATCGTCGCGACCTGGGGGAGCTGA
- a CDS encoding anthranilate synthase component II, giving the protein MESTGTRVLVIDNYDSFVYTLGGYLQELGAETEVVRNDSFDVAEAPARIAEYDAVLISPGPGKPSDAGVSIPIVEAALASGQPLLGVCLGHQAIAEAFGAVVTNAEELMHGKTSRITHDGSDFYDGVPQPFTATRYHSLAVVDGTVPAELILTSRTQGGVIMGLRHERAPIFGVQFHPESVLTEGGYRMLGNWLAVAGLPEARQRAVGLGPLVRSTATTA; this is encoded by the coding sequence ATGGAAAGCACCGGGACCCGCGTCCTCGTCATCGACAACTACGACAGCTTCGTCTACACGCTGGGCGGGTACCTTCAGGAACTCGGCGCGGAGACCGAGGTCGTGCGGAACGACTCGTTCGACGTCGCCGAAGCTCCCGCTCGCATCGCCGAGTACGACGCGGTGCTCATCTCCCCGGGGCCGGGCAAGCCATCGGATGCCGGTGTGTCGATCCCGATCGTCGAGGCCGCCCTCGCCTCGGGGCAGCCGCTGCTCGGCGTGTGCCTCGGGCACCAGGCGATCGCCGAGGCCTTCGGCGCGGTCGTGACGAACGCCGAGGAGCTCATGCACGGCAAGACCTCCCGCATCACGCATGATGGGAGCGACTTCTACGACGGCGTGCCACAGCCGTTCACCGCGACGCGCTACCACTCGCTCGCGGTCGTCGACGGCACCGTGCCGGCCGAGCTCATCCTGACGAGTCGCACGCAGGGCGGAGTGATCATGGGATTGCGTCACGAGCGTGCGCCGATCTTCGGCGTGCAGTTCCACCCAGAGTCGGTGCTGACCGAGGGCGGATACCGCATGCTCGGCAACTGGCTCGCGGTGGCCGGACTGCCCGAGGCCCGCCAACGCGCTGTCGGCCTCGGCCCGCTGGTGCGGTCGACGGCCACGACGGCGTGA
- the pknB gene encoding Stk1 family PASTA domain-containing Ser/Thr kinase — MNDEGRVLAGRYRVGALIGRGGMSDVHVGTDTRLGRQVAIKLLKPQLATDPAFRMRFRQEAQSAARMAHPTIVRVFDAGEETVVDAAGQEVQLPFIVMEFVEGRLLKDIIHDGPLEASAAVRVIDGVLTALEYSHRAGVVHRDIKPGNIMITTAGQVKVMDFGIARAVSDSSTTVAQTTAILGTAAYFSPEQAKGEVVDARTDLYSTGVVLFEMLTGRPPFRGDTPVAVAYQHVSERPIKPSVINPKVSPALDSVVLHALAKNRDQRYQTAAEFRADVDTAAAGRVPVHREPDQATMLFGAPTASLSSSELALRQLAEDETMTRTQRRPPAIWIWSGIIGVIVIVIAVMYWAFNLQPTSELPSNAREIPVLTGGTYEDAVAKLQELGLPATRIDETSDTVPAGEVTRSDPPAGEIVDSNTAVTVYVSTGRQAVAVPDVRNKTLEQAKADLQAVGLVPGTETREASPTVPGDTVLGTTPEAGSSVEAGSTVDFRISSGMVTLTDLTGQALAAASSYLSAENLQLSAVPKPDPSCESQPGSPVTQQSLAPGDVPQHSSVELTYCAG; from the coding sequence GTGAACGATGAAGGACGAGTGCTCGCGGGTCGGTACCGCGTCGGCGCCCTCATCGGGCGAGGCGGCATGTCCGACGTGCACGTCGGCACCGACACCAGGCTGGGCCGCCAGGTCGCGATCAAGCTGCTGAAGCCGCAGCTGGCGACCGATCCTGCCTTCCGCATGCGCTTCCGACAGGAGGCGCAGTCGGCAGCACGCATGGCCCACCCCACGATCGTGCGCGTGTTCGATGCCGGCGAGGAGACCGTCGTCGACGCGGCCGGCCAAGAGGTGCAGCTGCCCTTCATCGTCATGGAGTTCGTCGAGGGGCGACTCCTGAAAGACATCATCCACGACGGGCCGCTCGAGGCCTCCGCCGCGGTTCGCGTCATCGACGGCGTGCTCACGGCGCTCGAGTACTCGCACCGGGCCGGCGTCGTGCACCGCGACATCAAGCCCGGCAACATCATGATCACGACCGCCGGCCAGGTGAAGGTCATGGACTTCGGCATCGCCCGTGCCGTCTCGGACTCGTCGACGACCGTCGCCCAGACCACGGCCATCCTCGGCACGGCGGCGTACTTCTCGCCCGAGCAGGCGAAGGGCGAGGTCGTCGACGCCCGCACCGACCTGTACTCCACCGGCGTGGTGCTCTTCGAGATGCTCACCGGTCGTCCGCCGTTCCGCGGCGACACGCCGGTCGCGGTGGCCTACCAGCACGTCAGCGAGCGGCCGATCAAGCCGAGCGTCATCAACCCGAAGGTGTCGCCGGCACTCGACTCCGTCGTGCTGCACGCCCTCGCGAAGAACCGCGACCAGCGATACCAGACGGCGGCGGAGTTCCGAGCCGACGTCGACACCGCCGCAGCAGGCCGCGTGCCGGTGCACCGCGAGCCCGATCAGGCGACGATGCTCTTCGGCGCCCCCACGGCCTCGCTGTCGAGCTCCGAGCTTGCACTCCGACAGCTCGCCGAAGACGAGACGATGACCCGCACCCAGCGCCGCCCGCCGGCGATCTGGATCTGGTCGGGCATCATCGGCGTGATCGTCATCGTGATCGCCGTCATGTATTGGGCGTTCAACCTGCAGCCGACGAGCGAGTTGCCGTCGAACGCCCGCGAGATCCCGGTGCTGACGGGCGGCACCTACGAAGACGCCGTGGCCAAACTGCAAGAGCTCGGCCTCCCCGCGACCCGCATCGATGAGACGAGCGACACCGTGCCGGCGGGTGAGGTGACCAGGAGCGACCCGCCCGCGGGCGAGATCGTGGATTCCAATACCGCGGTCACCGTCTACGTCTCGACCGGCAGGCAGGCGGTCGCCGTGCCCGACGTGCGCAACAAGACGCTCGAACAGGCGAAGGCCGACCTGCAGGCCGTCGGGCTCGTGCCGGGCACCGAGACGCGGGAGGCATCCCCCACCGTGCCCGGAGACACCGTGCTCGGCACCACGCCCGAAGCCGGCTCATCGGTCGAGGCCGGTTCCACGGTGGACTTCCGCATCTCCAGCGGCATGGTGACGCTCACCGACCTCACCGGGCAGGCGCTCGCGGCGGCCTCGTCGTACCTCTCGGCCGAGAACCTGCAGCTGAGCGCGGTTCCCAAGCCCGATCCGTCGTGCGAGTCGCAGCCGGGCTCACCGGTCACCCAGCAGTCGTTGGCGCCCGGCGACGTGCCGCAGCACTCCTCGGTCGAGCTCACCTACTGCGCGGGCTGA
- a CDS encoding protein kinase domain-containing protein, which yields MRPSAGLTFGGRYELQSRIAIGGMGEVWQATDLVIGRQVAIKILKDEYLGDPGFLERFRAEARHAALVNHEGIANVFDYGEEDGSAYLVMELVPGEALSTILEREHVLSTDKVLDIVAQTAAALQAAHAAGLVHRDIKPGNLLITPDGRVKITDFGIARIADQVPLTATGQVMGTVQYLSPEQASGHPASPTTDIYSLGIVAYEALAGRRPFTGESQVAIAMAQINETPPDLPVTVSEPVRNLVYACIAKNPADRPQSAAHLARAATALRRGDVQAAAAAVPAVLGAAGATAATMLMPQSGATAATTVLPSAAGAAPEGEEPVEEKKKRSPWTWPLIVLIALLAIVLIGTIIALALSNGDNDAPSTAPSTPSTPSASPSSAPPSTPAAPTTAQVTREDYLGLTVDEARAKLQGLGMVVNAAEGNPAATADEAGRVYDVNPTGNMSIGSEVTITYYAAPVAPSAPSTAPTATPNPFTPSSDPNAKVPVNVSWQTQSCPAGQTLSGYAVQVTGDATAPAPVGAGTTSAQVMAGQQEFQVTFQYFCGQVSSPASPSLTVTVASND from the coding sequence ATGAGACCGAGCGCAGGGCTCACCTTCGGGGGGCGCTACGAACTGCAATCCCGCATCGCGATCGGCGGGATGGGCGAGGTGTGGCAGGCCACCGACCTCGTCATCGGTCGCCAGGTCGCGATCAAGATTCTGAAAGACGAGTACCTCGGCGACCCGGGCTTCCTCGAGCGGTTCCGCGCCGAGGCCCGTCACGCCGCACTCGTGAACCACGAGGGCATCGCCAACGTCTTCGACTACGGCGAAGAAGACGGCAGCGCGTACCTCGTCATGGAGCTCGTGCCCGGTGAGGCGCTGTCCACGATCCTCGAGCGCGAGCACGTGCTCTCCACCGACAAGGTGCTCGACATCGTCGCGCAGACCGCGGCGGCGCTCCAGGCCGCGCACGCGGCGGGCCTCGTGCACCGCGACATCAAGCCCGGCAACCTGCTCATCACGCCCGACGGCCGGGTGAAGATCACCGACTTCGGCATCGCCCGCATCGCCGACCAGGTGCCGTTGACCGCGACCGGTCAGGTCATGGGCACCGTGCAGTACCTCTCGCCCGAGCAGGCGTCGGGTCACCCCGCGTCGCCGACCACCGACATCTACTCGCTCGGCATCGTCGCCTACGAGGCGCTCGCCGGCCGCCGCCCCTTCACGGGCGAGTCGCAGGTGGCGATCGCCATGGCGCAGATCAACGAGACTCCGCCCGACCTGCCGGTCACCGTCTCCGAGCCGGTGCGCAACCTGGTCTACGCGTGCATCGCGAAGAACCCGGCCGATCGTCCGCAGTCCGCCGCGCACCTCGCCCGCGCCGCCACGGCGCTCCGCCGGGGCGACGTGCAGGCCGCCGCTGCCGCGGTGCCCGCCGTGCTCGGCGCCGCCGGTGCGACCGCCGCCACGATGCTCATGCCGCAGTCGGGTGCCACCGCGGCCACGACGGTGCTGCCGTCTGCCGCGGGTGCCGCACCCGAGGGCGAAGAGCCCGTCGAAGAGAAGAAGAAGCGCAGCCCGTGGACGTGGCCGCTCATCGTGCTCATCGCGCTGCTCGCGATCGTGCTCATCGGCACGATCATCGCGCTCGCGCTGAGCAACGGCGACAATGACGCTCCGTCGACGGCGCCGTCGACCCCGAGCACGCCATCAGCCTCGCCGTCGAGCGCACCGCCGTCGACCCCGGCAGCCCCGACGACCGCACAGGTGACCCGCGAAGACTACCTCGGCCTCACGGTCGACGAGGCGCGCGCGAAGCTCCAGGGCCTCGGCATGGTCGTGAACGCCGCCGAGGGCAACCCCGCAGCAACCGCCGACGAGGCCGGCCGCGTCTACGACGTGAACCCGACCGGCAACATGAGCATCGGCTCCGAAGTGACGATCACCTACTACGCCGCCCCGGTCGCTCCGAGTGCTCCGTCGACGGCGCCCACGGCGACCCCGAACCCGTTCACGCCCTCGAGCGACCCCAACGCGAAGGTTCCCGTGAACGTGTCGTGGCAGACGCAGTCGTGCCCCGCCGGGCAGACTCTGTCGGGCTACGCGGTGCAGGTGACCGGTGACGCGACGGCTCCCGCGCCGGTCGGCGCCGGCACGACCTCGGCGCAGGTCATGGCGGGCCAGCAGGAGTTCCAGGTCACGTTCCAGTACTTCTGCGGCCAGGTCAGCTCGCCGGCATCGCCCTCTCTCACCGTGACGGTCGCCTCCAACGACTAG
- a CDS encoding peptidoglycan D,D-transpeptidase FtsI family protein: MNRELKRVSIVALIMFLTLLVSSTIIQYVQAEALAADPRNSRTLYESYSIERGPILLDGEPIAYSQPSDDNYRFQRVYSNGALYVPITGYIPVNGEATGLERSVNDYLSGQSSSQFFDSLNRLISGQDPMGASVEVAIDGVAQQAAWDALGDQTGAVIVTEPATGRILAMVSKPSFDPNALVVHDSAEATATYEGLLADPKDPLFNRATGGDMNPPGSVFKLVVTAAALESGNYTPDSQLPNPATFTLPGTDSVVRNTEGGNCGGGATVSLATALRLSCNIPFAELGIELGDAAIREQAEKFGFNSEFEIPTATEVSTYPRVLDDAQTGLSAFGQYEVRATPMQMAMVSAAIANGGIVMDPNLIEQITAPDFTPLQEFEPREFGRAISEATASTMVQMMINGVENGAASNARIDGVSVAGKTGTAENGESDPYTLWFTGFAPADNPQYAITVLVEDGGGLGQEGYGNLIAAPIAKQVLEAVLNK; the protein is encoded by the coding sequence ATGAACCGCGAACTCAAGCGCGTCTCGATCGTCGCGCTCATCATGTTCCTCACCCTGCTCGTCTCGTCGACGATCATCCAGTACGTGCAGGCCGAGGCTCTCGCAGCAGACCCGCGCAACTCGCGCACCCTCTACGAGAGCTACTCGATCGAGCGCGGGCCGATCCTCCTCGACGGCGAGCCGATCGCCTACTCGCAGCCCTCCGACGACAACTACCGGTTCCAGCGCGTCTACTCGAACGGGGCGCTGTACGTGCCGATCACCGGGTACATCCCCGTCAACGGCGAGGCCACCGGCCTCGAGCGCTCCGTCAACGACTACCTCAGCGGCCAGTCGTCGAGCCAGTTCTTCGACTCGCTCAATCGCCTGATCTCCGGGCAGGACCCGATGGGCGCATCCGTCGAGGTGGCGATCGACGGGGTGGCGCAGCAGGCCGCATGGGACGCGCTCGGCGACCAGACGGGCGCCGTCATCGTCACCGAACCGGCGACGGGGCGCATCCTCGCGATGGTCTCCAAGCCGAGCTTCGACCCGAACGCGCTCGTCGTGCACGACAGCGCCGAGGCCACCGCCACCTACGAGGGACTGCTCGCCGACCCCAAAGACCCGCTCTTCAACCGGGCCACCGGCGGAGACATGAACCCGCCCGGCTCGGTGTTCAAGCTCGTCGTCACCGCGGCGGCGCTCGAATCGGGCAACTACACGCCCGACAGCCAGCTGCCGAACCCCGCCACCTTCACGCTGCCCGGCACCGATTCGGTCGTGCGCAACACCGAGGGCGGCAACTGCGGCGGCGGTGCCACCGTCAGCCTCGCGACCGCCCTGCGACTCTCGTGTAACATCCCCTTCGCCGAGCTCGGCATCGAGCTGGGCGACGCGGCGATCCGCGAGCAGGCCGAGAAGTTCGGGTTCAACTCGGAGTTCGAGATTCCGACCGCCACCGAGGTCAGCACCTATCCGCGCGTGCTCGACGACGCGCAGACCGGACTGTCGGCGTTCGGCCAGTACGAGGTGCGTGCCACGCCGATGCAGATGGCGATGGTGTCGGCCGCGATCGCGAACGGCGGCATCGTGATGGACCCCAACCTCATCGAACAGATCACGGCCCCCGACTTCACTCCGCTGCAGGAGTTCGAACCCCGCGAGTTCGGCCGCGCGATCAGCGAGGCGACGGCGAGCACGATGGTGCAGATGATGATCAACGGCGTCGAGAACGGGGCCGCGAGTAATGCAAGAATAGACGGCGTCAGCGTGGCCGGTAAAACGGGTACAGCGGAGAACGGCGAGAGTGACCCCTACACTCTCTGGTTCACCGGTTTTGCCCCCGCCGACAATCCTCAGTATGCGATCACAGTGCTCGTTGAGGATGGCGGGGGACTTGGTCAGGAGGGGTACGGCAATCTCATCGCCGCACCCATCGCAAAGCAGGTACTAGAGGCGGTGCTGAACAAATGA
- a CDS encoding FtsW/RodA/SpoVE family cell cycle protein: protein MPQKLRNLEFWLLLVACGINAAAIVLVQLGALGRVDTQLVLLGAGLSALVFGLHISMRFVARDADPFLLPIATVLNGLGIAMIYRIDIAEGDTGWESAAVRQIVWSAIAIICAIATILVIRNHRVLFRYTYLAGLVAIILLILPLVPGLGQARGGAQVWIGIGDIATFQPGEIAKIALAVFFAGYLVRNRDSLSMVGTKFLGMQFPRARDLGPLLIVWALSMAVIVFQRDLGTALLYFGLFLVMLYVATSRLSWVVLGLSLFIGGAIIASQTLDYVGNRFANWLDPFNPERFDQEFGGSYQLVQGLFGLANGGLIGTGLGQGRPDITPVPQSDYIIASLGEELGLAGIFAILALYLLFVARGFRIGFAGQDDFGKLLGVGLAFVVALQVFIVVGGVTRVIPLTGLTTPFLAAGGSSLVANWIIVALLLRLSDTVRNHPRLVIDG from the coding sequence ATGCCCCAGAAGCTGCGCAACCTCGAATTCTGGCTGCTCCTCGTGGCGTGCGGCATCAACGCGGCGGCGATCGTGCTCGTGCAGCTCGGCGCACTCGGGCGCGTCGATACGCAGCTCGTGCTGCTCGGCGCGGGGCTCTCGGCCCTCGTGTTCGGCCTGCACATCTCGATGCGCTTCGTCGCCCGCGACGCCGACCCGTTCCTGCTGCCGATCGCCACCGTGCTCAACGGCCTCGGCATCGCGATGATCTACCGCATCGACATCGCCGAGGGCGATACGGGCTGGGAGAGCGCCGCCGTGCGACAGATCGTGTGGAGCGCGATCGCGATCATCTGCGCGATCGCGACGATCCTCGTCATCCGCAACCACCGCGTGCTCTTCCGCTACACCTACCTCGCGGGGCTCGTCGCGATCATCCTGCTCATCCTGCCGCTCGTGCCGGGCCTCGGCCAGGCCCGCGGCGGCGCCCAGGTGTGGATCGGCATCGGCGACATCGCGACCTTCCAGCCGGGTGAGATCGCGAAGATCGCGCTGGCGGTCTTCTTCGCCGGCTACCTCGTGCGCAACCGCGACTCGTTGTCGATGGTCGGCACGAAGTTCCTCGGCATGCAGTTCCCGCGCGCTCGCGACCTCGGTCCGCTCCTCATCGTGTGGGCCCTGTCGATGGCCGTCATCGTCTTCCAGCGCGACCTCGGAACGGCGCTCCTGTACTTCGGCCTCTTCCTCGTCATGCTCTACGTCGCGACGAGCCGGCTGTCGTGGGTGGTGCTCGGGCTCAGCCTCTTCATCGGCGGCGCGATCATCGCGAGCCAGACGCTCGACTACGTCGGCAACCGCTTCGCGAACTGGCTCGACCCCTTCAACCCCGAGCGCTTCGACCAGGAGTTCGGCGGCAGCTACCAACTCGTGCAAGGGCTCTTCGGGCTCGCCAACGGCGGGCTCATCGGCACCGGACTCGGTCAGGGGCGGCCCGACATCACGCCCGTGCCGCAGAGCGACTACATCATCGCGAGCCTCGGCGAGGAGCTCGGCCTCGCCGGCATCTTCGCGATCCTCGCGCTGTACCTGCTCTTCGTGGCACGCGGGTTCCGCATCGGGTTCGCCGGTCAAGACGATTTCGGCAAGCTCCTCGGCGTCGGCCTCGCGTTCGTCGTCGCGCTGCAGGTCTTCATCGTCGTCGGCGGCGTCACCCGGGTCATCCCGCTGACCGGCCTCACGACGCCCTTCCTCGCGGCGGGTGGTTCCTCGCTCGTCGCGAACTGGATCATCGTCGCGCTGCTGCTGCGACTGTCCGATACCGTGCGCAACCACCCGAGGCTGGTGATCGACGGATGA
- a CDS encoding PP2C family protein-serine/threonine phosphatase encodes MATVKASAAVSHVGRIRSNNQDSGYAGRRLFMVADGMGGHAGGDVASAIATRRIAEADVDYGNTAEAGASLEGALIAANRQLAATVADHSELTGMGTTVSALLLVGDRVVISHIGDSRIYLLRSGELSQISTDHTFVQRLVDAGRITAEEAMVHPRRSVLMRVLGDVEVSPEIDAMVLDTRSGDRWMLCSDGLSGVVSFDEIHELMSADAGAKQVADRLVKASLDGGAPDNVTVVVLDIGEPPAPATPPLVVGSAAAPLAFGQPSEQARPRGIRLTTFRPHPVQETHFEPDSADYFDEIIEEDARRRRRRHWTWGFWIVLLIAAIVAAFALGYQWTQTRYYVGESNGRVAIFQGIQQDLGPISLHELHTETDLDVAELRTYDQQRVGQTISAGSFSEASRIVQRLEDSVE; translated from the coding sequence ATGGCCACGGTCAAGGCGAGCGCTGCGGTCTCGCACGTCGGGCGGATCCGCTCGAACAACCAGGACTCCGGATACGCCGGGCGCCGGCTGTTCATGGTCGCCGACGGCATGGGCGGCCACGCCGGCGGTGACGTCGCGAGTGCGATCGCCACCCGGCGCATCGCCGAGGCCGACGTCGACTACGGCAACACGGCAGAGGCCGGGGCATCCCTCGAGGGCGCCCTGATCGCCGCCAACCGCCAGCTCGCCGCGACCGTCGCCGACCACTCCGAGCTCACCGGCATGGGCACGACCGTGAGCGCGCTGCTGCTCGTCGGCGACCGGGTCGTGATCTCGCACATCGGCGACTCCCGCATCTACCTGCTGCGCTCGGGCGAGCTCAGCCAGATCTCCACCGACCACACCTTCGTGCAGCGCCTCGTCGACGCGGGCCGCATCACCGCCGAGGAGGCGATGGTGCACCCGCGACGCTCGGTGCTCATGCGGGTGCTCGGCGATGTCGAGGTCTCCCCCGAGATCGACGCGATGGTGCTCGACACCCGTTCCGGCGATCGGTGGATGCTCTGCTCAGACGGCCTCTCGGGCGTCGTCTCGTTCGACGAGATCCACGAGCTCATGTCGGCCGATGCGGGCGCGAAGCAGGTCGCCGATCGTCTCGTGAAGGCCTCGCTCGACGGCGGCGCGCCCGACAACGTCACCGTGGTCGTGCTCGACATCGGCGAGCCCCCGGCACCGGCGACACCGCCGCTCGTCGTCGGCTCGGCTGCCGCCCCTCTCGCCTTCGGCCAGCCCTCCGAGCAGGCGCGGCCCCGCGGCATCCGTCTCACGACGTTCCGGCCGCATCCCGTGCAAGAGACGCACTTCGAGCCCGACTCGGCCGACTACTTCGACGAGATCATCGAAGAGGATGCTCGTCGTCGCCGTCGCCGCCATTGGACGTGGGGCTTCTGGATCGTGCTGCTCATCGCCGCGATCGTGGCGGCGTTCGCCCTCGGCTACCAGTGGACGCAGACCCGCTACTACGTCGGCGAGTCCAACGGCCGGGTGGCGATCTTCCAGGGCATCCAGCAAGACCTGGGGCCGATCTCGCTGCACGAACTGCACACCGAGACCGACCTCGACGTCGCCGAGCTGCGCACCTACGACCAGCAGCGCGTCGGGCAGACCATCAGCGCGGGCTCCTTCTCAGAGGCCTCTCGCATCGTGCAGCGGTTGGAGGACTCCGTTGAGTGA